From a region of the Microterricola gilva genome:
- a CDS encoding L-idonate 5-dehydrogenase: protein MSTIPTETLGVVAHSAGDMRIESVPVPTPAANEVVVEIAYGGICGSDLHYWQHGAAGESVLKAPMLLGHEVVGRVLVAAADGSGPAAGTEVAVHPATPGPGDGSPFPADRPNLSPGCTYLGSAARFPHTEGAFARYAVLPARMLRALPAGLSLRDAALVEPAAVAWHAVARAGDVAGKRVLVVGSGPIGALVVAVLKRAGAAEIVAVDMFEKPLEIATALGATSTIVATDADAIAAVRADIAFETSGNYRGLASAVRGTTRGGRVVMVGLLPSGEQPALISLAITRELELVGSFRFNDEIDEVVAALADGSLQVGPVVTHEYDAADALEAFEVARDSAASGKVLLRFS from the coding sequence ACCCTCGGCGTCGTCGCGCACAGCGCGGGCGACATGCGCATCGAATCCGTTCCGGTTCCGACTCCGGCAGCCAACGAGGTCGTCGTCGAGATCGCCTACGGCGGCATCTGCGGCTCCGATCTGCACTACTGGCAGCACGGCGCCGCGGGGGAGTCTGTGCTCAAGGCGCCGATGCTGCTCGGCCACGAGGTCGTCGGGCGCGTGCTCGTCGCGGCCGCCGACGGCAGCGGGCCGGCTGCCGGGACCGAGGTCGCCGTGCACCCCGCGACGCCGGGCCCCGGTGACGGATCGCCCTTCCCGGCCGACCGGCCGAACCTCTCGCCAGGCTGCACCTACCTCGGCAGCGCCGCGCGCTTCCCGCACACCGAGGGCGCGTTCGCGCGCTACGCGGTGCTGCCGGCGCGAATGCTGCGTGCACTGCCAGCCGGCCTCTCGCTGCGCGACGCGGCTCTCGTTGAGCCGGCCGCCGTGGCCTGGCACGCGGTCGCCCGGGCGGGCGACGTCGCGGGCAAGCGTGTGCTCGTCGTCGGCAGCGGACCGATCGGCGCGCTCGTCGTCGCCGTGCTCAAGCGCGCCGGCGCGGCCGAGATCGTGGCCGTCGACATGTTCGAGAAGCCGCTCGAGATCGCAACGGCCCTCGGCGCGACCAGCACGATCGTGGCCACGGATGCCGATGCGATCGCCGCCGTGCGGGCCGACATCGCCTTCGAGACCTCCGGCAACTACCGCGGACTGGCCTCGGCCGTGCGCGGCACGACCCGCGGCGGACGCGTCGTCATGGTTGGACTGCTGCCGTCCGGCGAGCAGCCGGCGCTCATCTCGCTCGCCATCACGCGCGAGCTCGAGCTCGTCGGATCCTTCCGCTTCAACGACGAGATCGACGAGGTGGTCGCGGCACTGGCCGACGGATCGCTGCAGGTGGGGCCGGTCGTCACGCACGAGTACGACGCGGCGGATGCGCTCGAAGCGTTCGAGGTCGCCCGGGATTCGGCGGCCAGCGGCAAGGTGCTGCTGCGCTTCTCCTGA
- the pth gene encoding aminoacyl-tRNA hydrolase, whose amino-acid sequence MNSAPGNTWLVVGLGNPGPGYASHRHNVGQMVVDELASRIGATFKKHKTPAQVAEGFLRPGGPKLVLAKSNSYMNTSGGPVAALLKFYSLPLERLIVVHDELDIPFDTVKLKSGGGHGGHNGLRDIAKAANSPEYTRVRVGVGRPPGRQDPADFVLQSFSSTERAVLPNLLSDAADAVELVITDGLLAAQQKVHAPSA is encoded by the coding sequence GTGAACTCTGCGCCCGGCAACACATGGTTGGTAGTCGGGCTCGGTAACCCCGGGCCCGGCTACGCCAGCCACCGTCACAACGTCGGCCAGATGGTCGTGGATGAGCTTGCCTCCCGCATCGGTGCGACGTTCAAGAAACACAAGACTCCCGCTCAGGTGGCCGAGGGCTTTCTGCGCCCTGGCGGCCCGAAGCTCGTGCTCGCGAAGTCGAACAGCTACATGAACACCTCGGGCGGCCCGGTCGCCGCGCTGCTCAAGTTCTATTCGCTGCCGCTGGAGCGCCTCATCGTCGTGCACGACGAACTCGACATCCCCTTTGACACCGTCAAGCTCAAATCCGGCGGCGGTCACGGCGGGCACAACGGCCTGCGCGACATCGCCAAGGCCGCCAATTCTCCGGAGTACACCCGGGTGCGCGTCGGCGTCGGCCGCCCGCCCGGACGTCAGGACCCCGCCGACTTCGTGCTGCAGAGCTTCTCCTCGACCGAGCGCGCCGTTCTGCCGAATCTGCTCTCCGATGCGGCGGATGCCGTCGAGCTCGTCATCACCGACGGACTCCTCGCCGCGCAGCAGAAGGTTCACGCTCCCTCCGCCTGA
- a CDS encoding TetR/AcrR family transcriptional regulator: MRSTRPGRARSESARLAIMHAAVRLLPELGFSGLTIERIASEAGVGKQTIYRWWPSKSAILAECVLEGLTPGFSPVVANSGDLEADLTEWLAVLQTALDEPGFRSLMRGMVVAAVEDDALRSALYENLALPSEPLLVERLEEARTSGQLRGSASPRVLAESLVGAVLYRLLATAADQSVRVDDLVELVAQPRR; this comes from the coding sequence ATGAGGAGCACACGACCGGGACGAGCGCGCAGCGAGAGCGCGCGGCTGGCGATCATGCACGCGGCGGTCCGACTATTGCCCGAACTGGGTTTTTCGGGGCTCACGATTGAGCGGATCGCCTCGGAGGCGGGCGTCGGCAAACAGACGATCTACCGCTGGTGGCCGTCGAAGAGCGCCATCCTCGCCGAGTGCGTACTCGAGGGCCTCACACCGGGATTCTCACCGGTCGTCGCCAACAGCGGCGACCTCGAGGCCGACCTCACGGAATGGCTGGCCGTGCTGCAGACGGCGCTGGACGAGCCCGGATTCCGCTCGCTGATGCGCGGCATGGTTGTCGCGGCCGTCGAGGACGACGCACTGCGCTCCGCGCTGTACGAGAACCTCGCCCTGCCGAGCGAGCCGCTCCTCGTCGAGCGGCTCGAGGAGGCGCGGACGAGCGGTCAGCTTCGGGGCTCCGCGAGCCCGCGGGTGCTCGCGGAATCACTCGTCGGCGCCGTGCTCTATCGCCTGCTGGCGACCGCGGCCGATCAGAGCGTGCGCGTCGACGACCTGGTGGAGCTGGTGGCTCAGCCGCGGCGGTGA
- a CDS encoding FadR/GntR family transcriptional regulator has protein sequence MSSRLHQLVIENLGQRVVSGELAAGDTMHAEHLENELGVSRSVVREAVRVLASLGLVESVKRIGIRVLPMSSWSLFDPSVIRWRIASEGKGAQLRSLTELRSAVEPAAAELAAEHAPDDAAAELMAVAAKMRAVGRSGDLQKFLELDIHFHSLVLCASGNEMFTELRGVIGAVLRGRTDYGLMPRHPHEEALQWHVDVADAIQGRRPDAARAAMDKIMRRTIDEVEQVWQDQPRQFLSD, from the coding sequence ATGAGCTCCCGTCTGCACCAACTCGTGATCGAGAATCTCGGTCAACGAGTTGTGAGCGGAGAGTTGGCCGCAGGAGACACCATGCACGCCGAGCACCTCGAGAATGAACTCGGTGTGTCGCGCTCCGTCGTGCGCGAGGCCGTGCGCGTGCTGGCGTCGCTGGGTCTGGTCGAATCGGTCAAGCGCATCGGCATCCGTGTGCTGCCGATGAGCTCATGGTCACTCTTCGATCCCTCCGTCATCCGCTGGCGCATCGCGTCCGAGGGCAAGGGTGCACAGCTCCGCTCACTCACCGAGCTGCGTTCCGCGGTCGAGCCGGCCGCGGCAGAGCTCGCCGCCGAGCATGCACCGGATGACGCGGCCGCCGAGCTCATGGCCGTCGCCGCGAAGATGCGCGCGGTCGGCCGGTCAGGCGATCTGCAGAAGTTCCTCGAACTCGACATCCACTTCCACAGCCTGGTGCTCTGTGCATCGGGCAACGAGATGTTCACCGAGCTCCGCGGTGTCATCGGCGCGGTCCTGCGTGGACGCACCGACTACGGGCTGATGCCACGGCATCCGCACGAGGAGGCGCTGCAGTGGCACGTCGACGTCGCCGACGCGATCCAGGGCCGCAGGCCGGATGCCGCGCGCGCCGCCATGGACAAGATCATGCGTCGCACCATCGACGAGGTGGAGCAGGTCTGGCAGGATCAGCCCCGCCAGTTCCTCAGCGACTGA
- a CDS encoding 50S ribosomal protein L25/general stress protein Ctc: MSDVDKVVTEVRESFGKGAARKIRAVGKIPAVIYGHGTEPQHVTLPAHQMGLILRKSNALLDLDIDGKSQLVLVKDVQKDPVRQIIEHIDLIVVRKGEKVQVEVAVHVEGEAFSGTLVDQDLHTLLLEAEATHIPTHVVVNVEGLQDGAQILAKEIELPKGSSLLTDADALVIAVHALAAAKSDETAEAAAEAAAE; encoded by the coding sequence ATGAGCGACGTAGACAAGGTTGTAACCGAGGTCCGCGAGTCCTTCGGCAAGGGCGCTGCCCGCAAGATCCGCGCCGTCGGCAAGATCCCCGCCGTCATCTACGGTCACGGCACCGAGCCGCAGCACGTCACCCTTCCGGCACACCAGATGGGCCTGATCCTGCGCAAGTCCAACGCGCTGCTCGACCTGGACATCGACGGCAAGAGCCAACTCGTCCTCGTCAAGGATGTCCAGAAGGACCCGGTCCGCCAGATCATCGAGCACATCGACCTCATCGTCGTCCGCAAGGGCGAGAAGGTTCAGGTTGAGGTTGCCGTGCACGTCGAGGGTGAAGCCTTCAGCGGCACCCTGGTCGACCAGGACCTCCACACCCTCCTGCTCGAGGCCGAGGCGACGCACATCCCGACGCACGTCGTCGTGAACGTCGAGGGCCTGCAGGATGGCGCCCAGATCCTCGCCAAGGAGATCGAGCTGCCCAAGGGTTCCTCGCTGCTCACCGACGCTGACGCCCTCGTCATCGCCGTGCACGCTCTGGCCGCGGCCAAGAGCGACGAGACCGCAGAAGCTGCAGCCGAAGCGGCAGCCGAGTAA
- a CDS encoding MMPL family transporter, which translates to MAELLYRLGKFSARRAWLVIISWLAVLAVAAGAFLIGFSSLASNFDIPGTASGEVTDALAEELPDFAGASGTIIFSTSDGSELTAEQQAEISALVDGAESLPDVATVIDPFATEEQRAEQARQLADAEQQLADGQAQLDAGRDQLNAGQTQLDAGQAQLDAAQQQLDGARAQLEAAGMPTDQLDAQQAELDAQQAQLAAQAEQITAGLAELDAKQAELDEGAKTAEMGSELLSMAESIRMVSKDGSTAVVNVSFSVPMLELDEASKAAAIDYFTGTPIDGVDVSYSTTIGQSVPSIFGVGEAVGLVMAAIVLIVMLGSLLAASFPLITALVGVGIGVLSSLSFSGLVSMTSVTPVLGVMLGLAVGIDYSLFIINRHRKQLLAGAEVRESIGLANGTAGNAVVFAGATVIVALLALNITGVPFLGLMGTVGAVCVAIAVLLAVTMTPALLGLAGERLIGRRARARMTDSPKPVKAVKPMATWRAVVTAIVSVALLLVIALPALSMRVGLPDGSSEPEGSPTYNGYTISAEQFGAGSNATLLVTAELTEGVSGETEVLEAQLAVARELYALDNVTAVAPIAVSDDNSLAAFQVIPAEGPNAESTDALVREMRALPPVNGDITLGVAGQAAINIDISESLLDVLPTYLLLVVGLSLLIMILVFRSLLVPIIATGGFVLSLLATYGATVAVFQWGWFADVIGLHATGPILSFLPVILIGILFGLAMDYQLFLASGMREAYVHGASARDAVAQGFRAGRSVVTAAALIMVSVFGGFIFSESTMIRSIGFGLAFGVLIDAFLVRMLLMPALMHLLGTSAWWIPRWLDRIMPNVDVEGAALERRHHN; encoded by the coding sequence GTGGCTGAACTGCTCTACCGGCTTGGAAAATTCTCTGCGCGTCGCGCCTGGTTGGTGATCATCTCCTGGCTGGCCGTGCTGGCCGTCGCCGCCGGTGCATTTCTCATCGGATTCAGCTCGCTCGCCTCGAACTTCGACATCCCCGGAACGGCGTCGGGGGAGGTCACCGACGCACTGGCAGAGGAGCTGCCCGATTTCGCGGGGGCATCGGGGACGATCATCTTCTCCACCTCCGACGGCTCGGAGCTGACTGCCGAGCAGCAGGCCGAGATTTCCGCACTCGTCGACGGCGCGGAGTCGCTGCCCGACGTCGCCACCGTGATTGACCCCTTCGCAACAGAGGAGCAGCGAGCCGAGCAGGCACGACAGCTGGCGGATGCCGAGCAGCAGCTCGCCGACGGCCAGGCCCAGCTCGATGCGGGCCGTGACCAGCTGAACGCCGGTCAGACACAGCTCGACGCCGGCCAAGCGCAGCTCGACGCAGCACAACAGCAGCTCGACGGTGCCCGCGCCCAACTCGAAGCCGCCGGCATGCCGACAGATCAGCTCGATGCTCAGCAGGCCGAGCTGGACGCGCAGCAGGCCCAGCTTGCTGCGCAGGCAGAACAGATCACGGCCGGTCTCGCCGAGCTGGACGCCAAACAGGCCGAACTCGACGAGGGCGCCAAGACCGCGGAAATGGGGTCCGAGCTCCTGTCCATGGCTGAGAGCATCCGCATGGTCTCGAAGGATGGCTCCACCGCGGTCGTGAACGTGTCGTTCAGCGTGCCGATGCTCGAACTCGACGAGGCGTCGAAAGCCGCAGCGATCGACTACTTCACCGGCACGCCGATCGACGGTGTCGACGTCTCGTACTCGACCACGATCGGCCAGAGCGTGCCCAGCATCTTCGGCGTCGGGGAGGCCGTCGGCCTGGTGATGGCCGCCATCGTCCTCATCGTGATGCTCGGTTCGCTCCTGGCCGCATCGTTCCCGCTGATCACCGCCCTCGTCGGCGTCGGCATCGGCGTGCTCAGCTCGCTCTCCTTCTCCGGTCTCGTGTCGATGACCTCGGTCACGCCCGTGCTCGGTGTCATGCTCGGACTCGCGGTCGGAATCGACTACTCGCTGTTCATCATCAACAGACACCGCAAACAGTTGCTTGCCGGCGCGGAGGTACGCGAGTCGATCGGCCTGGCCAACGGCACGGCGGGCAACGCGGTCGTGTTCGCCGGTGCCACCGTGATTGTGGCGCTGCTGGCTCTCAACATCACCGGAGTACCGTTCCTCGGCCTCATGGGCACGGTCGGCGCCGTCTGCGTTGCCATCGCCGTGCTTCTCGCGGTCACCATGACGCCCGCGCTGCTCGGACTCGCCGGCGAACGGCTGATCGGTCGCCGCGCCCGTGCGCGCATGACGGACAGCCCGAAGCCGGTAAAGGCCGTGAAGCCCATGGCGACGTGGCGCGCGGTCGTCACCGCGATCGTGAGCGTCGCCCTGCTCCTGGTCATCGCCCTCCCGGCGCTCTCGATGCGAGTCGGTCTGCCCGACGGCAGCTCCGAACCAGAGGGCTCGCCCACGTACAACGGCTACACGATCAGTGCTGAACAGTTCGGGGCCGGTTCGAACGCGACCCTGTTGGTGACCGCCGAACTCACCGAGGGTGTGAGCGGGGAGACCGAGGTGCTCGAGGCACAGCTCGCGGTTGCCAGGGAGCTTTACGCCCTCGACAACGTGACGGCGGTCGCTCCGATCGCGGTCTCCGACGACAACAGCCTCGCCGCCTTCCAGGTGATTCCGGCGGAGGGGCCGAACGCGGAATCGACCGATGCGCTGGTGCGGGAGATGCGCGCTCTGCCTCCGGTGAACGGTGACATCACGCTGGGCGTCGCAGGGCAGGCGGCGATCAACATCGACATCTCCGAGAGCCTGCTCGACGTGCTGCCGACGTATCTGTTGCTCGTAGTCGGGTTGTCGCTGCTCATCATGATCCTGGTCTTCCGCTCACTGCTGGTGCCGATCATCGCAACGGGTGGCTTCGTGCTCTCGCTCTTGGCCACCTATGGCGCCACCGTCGCCGTGTTCCAGTGGGGCTGGTTCGCCGACGTCATCGGTCTGCACGCCACCGGCCCGATCCTCAGCTTCCTGCCCGTCATCCTCATCGGAATCCTGTTCGGCCTCGCCATGGACTACCAGTTGTTCCTGGCCTCCGGCATGCGGGAGGCCTATGTGCATGGCGCGAGTGCGCGGGATGCCGTCGCCCAGGGCTTCCGCGCCGGTCGCTCGGTCGTGACGGCCGCCGCCCTCATCATGGTGTCGGTGTTCGGCGGGTTCATCTTCTCGGAGTCGACCATGATCCGCTCCATCGGATTCGGCCTTGCCTTCGGTGTACTCATCGATGCCTTCCTCGTGCGCATGCTGCTGATGCCGGCCCTGATGCACCTGCTCGGCACGAGCGCGTGGTGGATCCCACGGTGGCTCGACCGCATCATGCCGAACGTCGACGTCGAGGGAGCAGCGCTGGAGCGCCGCCACCACAACTGA